The following are encoded together in the Kutzneria kofuensis genome:
- a CDS encoding sugar ABC transporter substrate-binding protein, which yields MRTVVAVAGCALVLVASACGSTGSNSAATGPATNTPKPKVGVILPDTASSARWEDSDKPLLTSQLSFAGIDPDIQNAQGDEKRFAELADKMIAEKVNVLMITPLSTDGGAAVERKAKAAGIPVIDYDRISLGGTAEYYVSFNNIAVGQLQADGLLQCLGNKSGASIIEIEGASTDNNATQFHEGHEQVLKPRYDSGSLRLVASKSIDKWSPDIAAATFTQVLDANGGHVDGVLSANDGMAASIEAVLKQRNITVPVTGQDATLGGLQAVLRGTQCMTVYKPIDIEAEAASRLAIALATGRHGDADDLATGNTKDPKGNRDVKSVLLGPQSISKFDVQGLVAKGVVKTSELCAGDMAGFCSNAGIPVQ from the coding sequence ATGCGCACCGTCGTCGCCGTAGCCGGTTGTGCACTCGTGCTTGTCGCCTCCGCCTGCGGCAGCACCGGTTCCAACAGCGCTGCCACCGGACCCGCGACAAACACCCCCAAGCCCAAGGTGGGCGTGATCCTGCCGGACACGGCCTCGTCAGCCCGTTGGGAGGACTCGGACAAGCCACTGCTCACATCCCAGCTCAGCTTCGCCGGCATCGACCCTGACATCCAGAACGCGCAGGGCGACGAGAAGCGGTTCGCCGAGCTGGCCGACAAGATGATCGCCGAGAAGGTGAACGTGCTCATGATCACGCCGCTGTCCACCGACGGCGGCGCGGCCGTGGAGCGCAAGGCGAAGGCGGCCGGAATTCCGGTCATCGACTACGACCGGATCAGTCTCGGCGGCACCGCCGAGTACTACGTCTCCTTCAACAACATCGCGGTCGGCCAGCTCCAGGCCGACGGCCTGCTGCAGTGCCTGGGCAACAAGTCCGGCGCGTCCATCATCGAGATCGAGGGCGCGTCCACCGACAACAACGCCACCCAGTTCCACGAGGGGCACGAGCAGGTGCTCAAGCCGCGCTACGACTCCGGCAGCCTGCGCCTGGTCGCCAGCAAGTCGATCGACAAGTGGTCGCCGGACATCGCGGCCGCCACCTTCACACAGGTGCTGGACGCCAACGGCGGCCACGTCGACGGCGTGCTGTCGGCCAACGACGGCATGGCCGCGAGCATCGAGGCCGTGCTCAAGCAGCGCAACATCACCGTGCCGGTCACCGGTCAGGACGCCACCCTCGGCGGCCTGCAGGCGGTGCTGCGCGGCACCCAGTGCATGACCGTCTACAAGCCGATCGACATCGAGGCGGAGGCCGCCTCGCGGCTGGCCATCGCCCTCGCGACCGGTCGGCACGGCGACGCGGACGACCTCGCCACGGGCAACACCAAGGACCCGAAGGGCAACCGGGACGTCAAGTCCGTCCTGCTGGGACCACAGTCCATCAGCAAGTTCGACGTGCAGGGCCTGGTCGCCAAGGGCGTGGTCAAGACCAGCGAGCTGTGCGCCGGCGACATGGCCGGTTTCTGCTCTAACGCGGGCATTCCCGTCCAGTAG
- a CDS encoding XdhC family protein: MRDLSEALSGRTYAVASVVDVSGSAPRGLGSALAVTADGEAFGSVSGGCVEGAVYELAREVLSTGLPQRQRFGYSDADAFAVGLTCGGELEVFVQPATPAIEAALADPEPVVLVRVIGGPESLLGKGMAVFADRIVGDLVIDPELVRHATTTGRQYHRSPGYGGLELFVEPWSRPPRMLVFGAIDYAAALARMGKFLGYHVTVCDARPVFATAARFPDADEVVVDWPHRYLARTPTDRRTVVCVLTHDEKFDVPLLADALRRPLAFVGALGSRRTNAQRLSRLREVGLTDRELASLRAPIGLDLGASTPEETAVAIAAEIVALGRGGSGLALTGGSGPIHAPMHVSGSLGHGSQVSHSRGHDNAATGRECPR, translated from the coding sequence ATGAGAGACCTGTCGGAGGCGCTGTCCGGGCGCACGTACGCCGTGGCCAGCGTGGTCGACGTCAGCGGCAGCGCGCCGCGCGGGCTCGGCTCGGCGCTCGCGGTCACCGCGGACGGCGAGGCGTTCGGCAGCGTCTCCGGCGGGTGCGTGGAAGGCGCCGTGTACGAGCTGGCGCGGGAGGTGCTGTCGACCGGATTGCCGCAGCGGCAACGTTTCGGCTACTCCGACGCCGACGCGTTCGCCGTCGGCCTCACCTGCGGCGGCGAGTTGGAGGTGTTCGTGCAGCCGGCAACCCCGGCGATCGAAGCCGCCCTGGCCGATCCGGAGCCGGTGGTGCTGGTCCGGGTGATCGGCGGCCCTGAGTCGTTGCTGGGCAAGGGCATGGCCGTGTTCGCCGACCGGATCGTCGGTGACCTGGTGATCGACCCCGAGCTGGTCAGGCACGCGACCACGACCGGCCGGCAGTATCACCGAAGTCCGGGGTACGGCGGCCTGGAGCTGTTCGTCGAACCGTGGTCGCGGCCGCCGCGGATGCTGGTTTTCGGGGCCATCGACTACGCGGCCGCGCTGGCGCGCATGGGCAAGTTCCTCGGCTATCACGTGACGGTCTGCGACGCGCGGCCGGTCTTCGCCACGGCAGCCCGCTTCCCCGACGCCGACGAGGTCGTGGTGGACTGGCCGCACCGGTACCTGGCTCGAACGCCGACCGATCGCCGGACCGTGGTCTGCGTCCTCACCCACGACGAGAAGTTCGACGTGCCGTTGCTGGCGGACGCGCTGCGGCGGCCGCTGGCGTTCGTCGGCGCGCTGGGTTCCCGGCGGACGAACGCACAACGCCTGTCACGCCTGCGTGAGGTCGGGCTGACCGACCGTGAGCTGGCCTCGCTCCGCGCCCCGATCGGGCTCGACCTGGGCGCCAGCACGCCCGAGGAGACCGCGGTCGCCATCGCCGCGGAGATCGTCGCGCTGGGCCGGGGCGGCAGCGGACTGGCGCTCACGGGAGGCTCCGGCCCCATTCACGCCCCGATGCACGTGAGTGGCTCACTTGGCCACGGAAGCCAAGTGAGCCACTCACGTGGTCACGACAACGCCGCTACTGGACGGGAATGCCCGCGTTAG
- a CDS encoding NCS2 family permease — protein sequence MTQLRDRRPTTALLDRRFRLKERGTTVAREVRGGITTFVAMAYIVLLNPLILGASADITGARLTITEVTTATALAAGVMTVLMGLVGNAPLALAAGLGVNGIVAFQLAPTMTWAQAFGLVVLEGLCIVVLAVSGIRERIMNAIPAALKTAISVGIGLYIALVGLVSAGFVTRTPDSAHSAVPVRMGEGGHLVGWPMVVFAIGLLLMIVLMARAVPGAVLISIVVATVVAVIANALWPGQDWGLVTPKLPTTLVAAPDFALFGHVDLFGGFASAGAITATVFLFTLVLSGFFDAMGTITSVCHEAGMTKDGKVTGMGRILLVDGIGAVVGGGTGSAPNTVFLESAAGVGEGARTGLASVVTGALLGATMLVTPIASIVPAQAAAPALVVIGGIMMAQCRRIPFQDSDFTIPVFLTMAIVPFTYSITNGVGAGIVSYVVVKLGKGQWREVHWLVAVIAAIFVAYFGIAGIEALAR from the coding sequence ATGACCCAGTTGCGCGACCGCCGCCCCACGACTGCCCTGTTGGACCGACGTTTCCGCCTGAAGGAACGAGGAACCACGGTCGCCCGCGAGGTTCGCGGCGGCATCACCACGTTCGTCGCGATGGCCTACATCGTGTTGCTCAACCCGTTGATATTAGGGGCTTCGGCCGACATCACCGGCGCCCGGCTCACCATCACCGAGGTCACCACGGCGACCGCCCTCGCCGCCGGTGTCATGACCGTCCTCATGGGACTGGTCGGCAACGCTCCCCTCGCGCTGGCCGCCGGTCTCGGCGTGAACGGCATCGTCGCGTTCCAGCTGGCCCCGACCATGACGTGGGCGCAGGCCTTCGGGCTGGTCGTGCTGGAGGGGCTCTGCATCGTCGTGCTGGCCGTCTCCGGCATCCGGGAACGCATCATGAACGCGATCCCGGCGGCGCTGAAGACGGCGATCTCGGTCGGCATCGGCCTCTACATCGCGCTGGTGGGCCTGGTCAGCGCCGGGTTCGTCACCAGGACACCGGATTCCGCCCATTCCGCCGTGCCGGTGCGGATGGGCGAGGGCGGGCATCTCGTCGGCTGGCCGATGGTGGTCTTCGCGATCGGCCTGCTGCTGATGATCGTGCTGATGGCCCGGGCGGTGCCCGGGGCGGTGCTGATCAGCATCGTCGTCGCCACGGTCGTCGCCGTGATCGCCAACGCGCTGTGGCCGGGCCAGGACTGGGGCCTGGTCACCCCGAAGCTGCCCACCACCCTCGTCGCCGCGCCCGACTTCGCCCTGTTCGGACACGTCGACCTGTTCGGCGGCTTCGCCTCCGCCGGGGCGATCACCGCCACGGTGTTCCTGTTCACGCTGGTGCTGTCGGGGTTCTTCGACGCGATGGGCACCATCACCAGCGTCTGCCACGAGGCCGGCATGACCAAGGACGGCAAGGTCACCGGCATGGGCCGGATCCTGCTGGTCGACGGCATCGGCGCGGTCGTCGGCGGTGGCACGGGTTCCGCCCCGAACACCGTGTTCCTGGAGTCGGCGGCCGGCGTCGGCGAGGGCGCCCGCACCGGGCTGGCCAGCGTCGTCACCGGCGCGCTGCTGGGCGCGACCATGCTCGTCACGCCGATCGCGTCCATCGTGCCGGCGCAGGCGGCCGCCCCGGCGCTGGTGGTGATCGGCGGCATCATGATGGCGCAGTGCCGGCGGATCCCGTTCCAGGACAGCGACTTCACCATCCCGGTGTTCCTGACCATGGCGATCGTGCCGTTCACGTACTCGATCACCAACGGGGTCGGCGCGGGCATCGTCAGCTACGTGGTGGTGAAGCTGGGCAAGGGCCAGTGGCGCGAGGTGCACTGGCTGGTGGCGGTCATCGCGGCGATCTTCGTCGCCTACTTCGGCATTGCCGGGATCGAGGCCCTGGCCCGATGA
- a CDS encoding nucleoside deaminase, translating into MTTAATTDQAWLDEAVRLAAANVATGGGPFGAVIVRGDELIATGVNRVVPTLDPTAHAEVVAIREACQQVGDFRLTGCVLFSSCEPCPLCLAASLWARLDRVVFAADRDDAAAAGFDDRAFYDLFEQPRVTWPVPVLQVSTADNTTPFSAWLSRTDRVEY; encoded by the coding sequence ATGACCACCGCTGCGACCACCGACCAGGCGTGGCTCGACGAGGCCGTTCGGCTGGCGGCCGCCAACGTCGCCACCGGAGGCGGGCCGTTCGGCGCCGTCATCGTGCGCGGCGACGAACTGATCGCCACCGGCGTCAACCGCGTCGTGCCGACGCTGGACCCGACCGCGCACGCCGAAGTCGTGGCGATTCGCGAGGCGTGCCAACAGGTCGGTGACTTCCGGCTGACCGGCTGCGTCCTGTTCTCCTCGTGCGAGCCGTGCCCGCTGTGCCTGGCCGCCTCGCTGTGGGCCCGGCTGGACCGGGTGGTCTTCGCGGCCGACCGCGACGACGCCGCCGCGGCCGGCTTCGACGACCGCGCCTTCTACGACCTGTTCGAGCAGCCCCGGGTCACCTGGCCCGTCCCCGTGCTGCAAGTGTCCACCGCGGACAACACCACCCCGTTCTCCGCGTGGCTTTCCCGCACCGACCGCGTCGAGTACTGA
- the pucD gene encoding xanthine dehydrogenase subunit D, translating to MTSPTRESPVSTRSAGGVGDSPLRPDGTLKVRGEFAYSSDLWHEDMLWGATLRSPHPYARIRSVDIGEALKVPGVSAVLTHTDVPGTNLYGLEHPDQPVLAVDVVRYHGEAIALVAADHPETARRAIKKIKVDYDVLTPIVDAEEAVGPDAPLLHHGGNIVRKVHIERGDQHATADVVVSGVYEVGMQDQAFLGPESGLAVPAEDGGVDLYVATQWLHVDQKQICFALDLPTDKVRLTLAGVGGAFGGREDLSIQVHACLLALHTGKPVKMVYNREESFYGHVHRHPAKLYYEHGADRDGKLVYVRSRIYLDGGAYASSTPAVVANAATLGIGPYNVDNVTIDCWGAYTNNPPCGAMRGFGAVQAGFAYESQMDKLAAALGLDPVEVRVRNAMSEGSVMPTGQVVDSAAPVAELLRLVKERPLPEAHDGPLDLTAMPGGVSNTTHGEGVVRGVGYAVGIKNICFSEGFDDYSTARLRLEVINGEPAAVIHTAAAEVGQGLVTIQQQIVRTELGIDQVTVHPADTTVGNGGSTSASRQTYVTGGAVKAVCEAVREKLLKLAVSRFGEPRSELTAEDIVAVLGDDVIEETVEWRHRPTTALDPDTGQGFAHVQYGFAAHRAVVDVDVDLGLVKVVELACAQDVGKAMNPQAVVGQIHGGSTQGLGLAVMEEIQVSQGKVRNPSFTDYLIPTVLDTPPMPVDVLELADPHAPYGLRGVGEPPTISSTPAVVAAIRAATGLALTRVPVRPEHLTTQVRS from the coding sequence ATGACCTCCCCCACCAGGGAATCCCCGGTATCGACTCGATCCGCAGGGGGCGTGGGCGACAGCCCGCTCCGCCCGGACGGCACGCTCAAGGTGCGCGGCGAGTTCGCGTACTCGTCGGACCTGTGGCACGAGGACATGCTGTGGGGCGCGACCCTGCGCAGCCCGCACCCGTACGCCCGGATCCGGTCGGTGGACATCGGCGAGGCGCTGAAAGTCCCTGGCGTGTCGGCGGTTCTCACCCACACCGACGTCCCCGGCACGAACCTGTACGGCCTCGAACACCCCGATCAGCCGGTGCTGGCGGTGGATGTCGTCCGCTACCACGGGGAGGCGATCGCGCTGGTCGCCGCCGACCATCCGGAGACGGCCCGGCGGGCGATCAAGAAGATCAAGGTCGACTACGACGTGCTGACGCCGATCGTGGACGCCGAGGAGGCGGTCGGTCCGGATGCGCCGCTGCTGCACCACGGCGGCAACATCGTGCGCAAGGTGCACATCGAGCGCGGCGACCAACACGCCACCGCCGACGTCGTGGTCAGCGGCGTGTACGAGGTCGGCATGCAGGACCAGGCCTTCCTCGGCCCCGAGTCCGGCCTGGCCGTCCCGGCCGAGGACGGCGGCGTCGACCTGTACGTCGCCACGCAATGGCTGCACGTGGACCAGAAGCAGATCTGCTTCGCGCTGGACCTGCCGACCGACAAGGTGCGGCTGACGCTGGCCGGGGTCGGCGGCGCGTTCGGCGGCCGCGAGGACCTGTCCATCCAGGTGCACGCGTGCCTGCTGGCCCTGCACACCGGCAAGCCGGTGAAGATGGTCTACAACCGCGAGGAATCGTTCTACGGCCACGTGCACCGCCACCCGGCCAAGCTGTACTACGAGCACGGGGCGGACCGGGACGGCAAGCTGGTCTACGTCCGCAGCCGGATCTACCTCGACGGCGGCGCGTACGCGTCGAGCACCCCGGCGGTGGTGGCGAACGCCGCGACGCTGGGCATCGGTCCGTACAATGTGGACAATGTGACCATCGACTGCTGGGGCGCGTACACGAACAACCCGCCCTGCGGGGCGATGCGCGGATTCGGCGCAGTGCAGGCGGGTTTCGCGTACGAGTCGCAGATGGACAAACTCGCCGCGGCACTCGGCCTGGACCCGGTCGAGGTGCGAGTACGCAATGCCATGAGCGAAGGCAGCGTCATGCCGACCGGGCAGGTCGTCGACTCCGCCGCACCCGTCGCCGAACTGCTCCGGCTGGTCAAGGAACGCCCGCTGCCGGAAGCCCACGACGGCCCCCTGGACCTCACGGCCATGCCGGGCGGCGTCTCCAACACCACCCACGGCGAAGGTGTGGTCCGGGGCGTCGGCTACGCCGTCGGCATCAAGAACATCTGCTTCTCCGAAGGCTTCGACGACTACTCGACGGCCCGGCTGCGCCTCGAAGTCATCAACGGCGAGCCGGCCGCCGTGATCCACACCGCCGCCGCCGAGGTCGGCCAGGGCCTCGTCACCATCCAGCAGCAGATCGTCCGCACCGAGCTGGGCATCGACCAGGTGACCGTGCACCCGGCGGACACCACCGTCGGCAACGGCGGCTCCACCTCGGCCTCCCGCCAGACCTACGTCACCGGCGGCGCGGTGAAGGCCGTCTGCGAGGCCGTCCGGGAGAAGCTGCTCAAGCTGGCGGTGTCCCGGTTCGGCGAGCCACGCTCGGAGCTCACCGCCGAGGACATCGTCGCGGTGCTGGGCGATGACGTGATCGAGGAGACCGTGGAGTGGCGGCACCGGCCGACCACCGCGCTGGATCCCGACACCGGCCAGGGCTTCGCCCACGTCCAGTACGGCTTCGCGGCGCACCGGGCGGTCGTCGACGTGGACGTCGACCTCGGCCTGGTCAAGGTCGTCGAGCTGGCGTGCGCGCAGGACGTGGGCAAGGCGATGAACCCGCAGGCGGTGGTCGGCCAGATCCACGGCGGCAGCACCCAGGGCCTCGGCCTGGCGGTGATGGAGGAAATCCAGGTCTCGCAGGGCAAGGTCCGCAACCCGTCGTTCACCGACTACCTGATCCCGACCGTGCTCGACACCCCGCCGATGCCGGTGGACGTGCTCGAACTGGCCGACCCGCACGCCCCGTACGGGCTGCGCGGGGTGGGCGAGCCGCCCACGATCTCGTCGACGCCGGCGGTCGTCGCGGCCATCCGCGCCGCCACCGGCCTCGCGCTCACCCGGGTTCCGGTCCGGCCGGAACACCTGACGACACAGGTTCGATCCTGA
- a CDS encoding 8-oxoguanine deaminase, giving the protein MSLVVIDNAAIATVDANGTEHSGGHIVIRDGMIEAVGAGKAERPTEDHDYIDASGRLVTPGLVNTHHHLYQWATRGYAQDSTLFQWLTTLYPVWGRLTEEVTRAAGAAGMAKLALTGCTTIADHHYVFPDNGGDQIGALVGEAKRLGVRLHAVRGSMDRGQSQGGLPPDNIVEDLEEALLGTEKAIADFHDPDPLGLIRIAVGPCSPFSVSRELMEQAAVLARRHGVRLHTHLAETTDEEEQCLAENGCTPAQYAEQLGWLGDDVWLAHTIHLSDEAIKRFGQTGTGCAHCPSSNGRVAAGMAPVRQLLDAGAPVGLGVDGAASSESGGLGEELRQALLVARFRGGPTALTVREALRMGTMGGARCLGREHEIGSIEPGKVADLAVWRMDDLAHAGIADPVAALVLSTAPEVDRLLVGGRSVVADGELRTADLDSITRDLANAAEVLR; this is encoded by the coding sequence ATGAGCCTTGTCGTCATCGACAACGCGGCGATCGCCACCGTCGACGCGAACGGCACCGAGCACTCCGGCGGCCACATCGTCATCCGCGACGGCATGATCGAGGCCGTCGGCGCCGGTAAGGCGGAGCGCCCCACCGAGGACCACGACTACATCGACGCCAGCGGCCGCCTGGTGACGCCCGGTCTGGTCAACACGCACCACCACCTCTACCAGTGGGCAACCCGCGGCTACGCGCAGGATTCCACGTTGTTCCAGTGGCTGACCACGCTGTACCCGGTGTGGGGCCGGCTGACCGAGGAGGTCACCCGGGCGGCCGGCGCCGCCGGCATGGCCAAGCTGGCGCTGACCGGCTGCACCACGATCGCCGACCACCACTACGTGTTCCCCGACAACGGCGGCGACCAGATCGGTGCGTTGGTGGGAGAAGCGAAACGGCTCGGCGTGCGGCTGCACGCCGTGCGCGGCTCCATGGACCGGGGCCAGTCGCAGGGCGGCCTGCCGCCGGACAACATCGTCGAGGATCTCGAAGAGGCGTTGCTGGGCACGGAAAAGGCCATCGCCGACTTCCACGACCCGGATCCGCTCGGCCTGATCCGCATCGCCGTAGGCCCGTGCTCGCCATTCTCCGTCAGCCGCGAGCTGATGGAACAGGCGGCGGTCCTGGCCCGTCGCCACGGCGTCCGGCTGCACACGCACCTCGCCGAAACCACCGACGAGGAAGAGCAGTGCCTGGCCGAGAACGGCTGCACGCCGGCACAGTACGCCGAGCAGTTGGGCTGGCTCGGCGACGACGTGTGGCTGGCACACACGATCCACCTCTCCGACGAGGCGATCAAGCGCTTCGGCCAGACCGGCACGGGCTGCGCGCACTGCCCCAGTTCCAACGGCCGCGTGGCCGCCGGCATGGCCCCGGTGCGGCAGCTGCTGGACGCCGGCGCGCCGGTCGGGCTCGGCGTCGACGGCGCCGCGTCCAGCGAGTCCGGCGGCCTCGGCGAGGAGCTCCGGCAGGCGTTGCTGGTGGCCCGTTTCCGCGGCGGCCCCACGGCTTTGACCGTACGGGAGGCGTTGCGGATGGGCACCATGGGTGGCGCCCGCTGCCTCGGCCGGGAGCACGAGATCGGCTCCATCGAGCCGGGCAAGGTCGCCGACCTCGCCGTGTGGCGGATGGACGACCTCGCGCACGCCGGCATCGCCGACCCGGTGGCGGCGCTGGTGCTCAGCACCGCGCCGGAGGTGGACCGGCTGCTGGTCGGCGGCCGCAGCGTCGTCGCCGACGGTGAGCTGCGCACCGCCGACCTCGACTCCATCACCCGTGACCTCGCCAACGCCGCGGAGGTGCTGCGATGA
- a CDS encoding (2Fe-2S)-binding protein, whose product MRLNVTVNGEARQADDVWEGESLLYVLRERLGLPGSKNACEQGECGSCTVYLDGTPVCACLVAAGQAEGREVRTVEGLAEGDQLDRVQQSFVDAGAVQCGFCTPGLVVAAHDLLKRVPNPSDPEIREALAGNLCRCTGYEKILDAVRLAATR is encoded by the coding sequence ATGCGCCTGAACGTCACGGTCAACGGGGAGGCCAGGCAGGCCGACGACGTGTGGGAGGGCGAGAGCCTGCTCTACGTGCTGCGCGAGCGGCTCGGCCTGCCGGGCTCGAAGAACGCCTGCGAGCAGGGTGAGTGCGGATCCTGCACGGTGTACCTCGACGGCACGCCGGTGTGCGCCTGCCTGGTCGCGGCCGGGCAGGCGGAGGGCCGCGAGGTCCGCACCGTGGAGGGGCTGGCCGAGGGCGACCAGCTGGACCGGGTGCAGCAGTCCTTTGTGGACGCCGGCGCGGTGCAGTGCGGCTTCTGCACGCCGGGCCTGGTCGTCGCCGCGCACGACCTGCTCAAGCGCGTGCCGAACCCGTCGGATCCGGAGATCCGGGAGGCGCTGGCCGGGAATCTCTGTCGCTGCACCGGGTACGAGAAGATCCTGGACGCCGTGCGATTGGCGGCCACCCGATGA
- a CDS encoding FAD binding domain-containing protein, with product MEFLRPTSLADALAAKAEHPDAVPIAGGTDVMVELNFDHRRPAALLDLNRVGELAEWTATPDGTRLGACVPYTRIIAELGDRLPGLAMASRTVGSPQIRNRGTVGGNLGASSPAGDTHPVLLATDATVEVASVRGTREIPIGEFYRGVKRNALEPDELITAVHLPEGTGPQQFSKVGTRNAMVIAVCSFGLALHPDGNRVGAGIGSAGPTPIRAVEAERFAAEELSWDSPKPLADAVARRFGELVATAATPIDDVRGTAAYRRHALSVLARRTLTWAWKDYARCA from the coding sequence GTGGAATTCCTACGACCGACCTCGCTGGCCGACGCCCTGGCCGCCAAGGCGGAGCACCCGGACGCGGTGCCCATCGCCGGCGGCACCGACGTGATGGTGGAGCTGAACTTCGACCACCGCCGGCCGGCCGCGCTGCTGGACCTGAACCGGGTCGGCGAGCTGGCCGAGTGGACGGCCACGCCGGACGGCACCCGGCTCGGCGCGTGCGTGCCGTACACCCGGATCATCGCCGAGCTGGGCGACCGGCTGCCGGGGTTGGCGATGGCCTCCCGCACGGTCGGCTCGCCGCAGATCCGCAACCGCGGCACGGTCGGCGGCAACCTCGGCGCCTCCTCCCCCGCAGGCGACACGCACCCGGTGCTGCTGGCCACGGACGCCACCGTGGAGGTGGCGTCGGTGCGGGGCACGCGGGAGATCCCGATCGGCGAGTTCTACCGGGGCGTGAAGCGGAACGCGCTGGAGCCGGACGAACTGATCACCGCGGTCCACCTGCCCGAGGGCACCGGGCCGCAGCAGTTCAGCAAGGTGGGAACGCGCAACGCCATGGTGATCGCGGTCTGCTCGTTCGGGCTGGCGCTGCATCCGGACGGCAACCGGGTCGGCGCGGGCATCGGGTCGGCCGGGCCGACGCCGATCCGCGCGGTCGAGGCGGAGCGGTTCGCCGCCGAGGAGCTTTCGTGGGATTCGCCGAAGCCGCTGGCCGACGCGGTGGCCCGGCGCTTCGGCGAGCTCGTCGCCACGGCGGCCACGCCGATCGACGACGTCCGCGGCACCGCCGCCTACCGCCGGCACGCGCTGTCCGTGCTGGCCCGCCGCACGCTCACCTGGGCATGGAAGGACTACGCGCGATGCGCCTGA
- a CDS encoding PucR family transcriptional regulator: MRLGELLADPGLGLRLLVGDVEPDPEFRWIYITDLRDPRRYLGGGEVVLTGMLWYHDPRDAEAFVSAIAEMGVVALGVGTAEIGPVTFDVVMDACRRHGVRLFTVPLDVSFTSITQRVVSALAAEHVRRSSAVLEHHRRLVAALGAGGGLDGLVAAGAVELGVPCWVITPTGRVVAGATPLPDSASIAAGFVSAARLPGQVGSYRVLPVGTGHRLAGWALVVADWTADQHDVAVELATLIGLERSALAAGRVVERRAATQLLSLLADESTPAADISARLTAAGFGAEDRLCVVSMTITGEPGLALDVLDELVDGLVAEVDGEAVAITLFGNDLLESLRSGVRAIEPGLGPCRLALGVSGPGPGSRLRASIDEARYARGVAGHNANGNGGVRAAVVAGSELASHQLLFGALPDELRQSFCRRLLGPVRAYDREHHSELLESLRVFLDCSGSWSQAAARLHLHVNTLRYRIGRVEELTGRDLSRFSDRVDLFLALELSR, encoded by the coding sequence GTGCGCCTGGGCGAACTGCTGGCCGACCCCGGGCTCGGGCTCCGGCTGCTGGTCGGGGACGTCGAGCCGGACCCGGAGTTCCGCTGGATCTACATCACCGACCTGCGCGATCCGCGCCGCTACCTGGGCGGCGGCGAGGTCGTGCTGACCGGCATGCTCTGGTACCACGACCCGCGCGACGCCGAGGCGTTCGTGTCCGCGATCGCCGAGATGGGCGTGGTCGCGCTGGGCGTCGGCACCGCCGAGATCGGGCCGGTCACCTTCGACGTGGTGATGGACGCCTGCCGGCGGCACGGCGTCCGGCTGTTCACCGTGCCGCTGGACGTGTCGTTCACGTCGATCACGCAGCGTGTCGTCTCCGCGCTGGCGGCCGAACATGTTCGCCGGTCGAGCGCCGTGTTGGAGCACCACCGGCGGCTCGTCGCCGCGCTCGGCGCCGGCGGCGGCCTGGACGGCCTGGTCGCCGCCGGCGCCGTCGAGCTGGGCGTGCCGTGCTGGGTGATCACACCGACCGGCCGGGTCGTGGCCGGCGCGACGCCGCTGCCGGACAGCGCTTCGATCGCCGCCGGCTTCGTGTCGGCCGCGCGGCTGCCGGGCCAGGTCGGGTCGTACCGGGTGCTGCCCGTCGGCACCGGTCACCGGCTCGCCGGCTGGGCCCTCGTCGTCGCCGACTGGACCGCCGACCAGCACGACGTCGCCGTCGAGCTGGCCACGCTGATCGGCTTGGAGCGGTCCGCGCTGGCCGCCGGGCGGGTGGTCGAGCGCCGGGCCGCCACGCAGCTGCTGTCCCTGCTGGCCGACGAGTCGACTCCGGCGGCCGACATCAGCGCCCGCTTGACCGCCGCCGGCTTCGGGGCCGAGGACCGGCTGTGCGTGGTGTCGATGACCATCACCGGCGAGCCCGGCCTGGCCCTCGACGTCCTGGACGAGCTGGTCGACGGCCTCGTGGCCGAAGTGGACGGTGAAGCCGTCGCGATCACCTTGTTCGGCAACGATCTGCTGGAGTCGCTGCGTTCCGGCGTCCGGGCCATCGAGCCCGGCCTCGGCCCGTGCCGGCTGGCCCTCGGGGTCAGCGGTCCCGGCCCGGGATCACGCCTGCGGGCGTCGATCGACGAGGCCCGCTACGCCAGGGGAGTGGCCGGGCACAACGCCAACGGCAATGGGGGAGTTCGGGCCGCCGTCGTCGCCGGCTCCGAGCTCGCCTCGCACCAGCTGCTCTTCGGCGCCCTGCCCGACGAGCTTCGCCAGTCCTTCTGCCGGCGGCTGCTCGGTCCCGTCCGGGCCTACGACCGGGAGCACCACTCCGAGCTGCTGGAGTCGCTGCGGGTGTTCCTCGACTGCTCCGGCTCGTGGAGCCAGGCCGCCGCCCGGCTGCACCTGCACGTCAACACCCTGCGTTACCGCATCGGCCGGGTCGAGGAGCTCACCGGCCGTGACCTCTCCCGCTTCTCCGACCGCGTCGACCTGTTCCTGGCCCTGGAGTTGTCCCGCTAG
- a CDS encoding DUF6480 family protein, translating to MTVPPDPQPDRTPGLEAGGGVPPGETPPDSASATQAVSFHEPDPPRMLPMASVIAIVVGAVIIVALAVWAALDLTGVL from the coding sequence ATGACCGTTCCGCCCGACCCCCAACCCGACCGCACCCCGGGCCTCGAAGCCGGCGGTGGCGTCCCGCCGGGTGAGACGCCGCCCGACTCCGCCAGCGCGACCCAGGCCGTCTCGTTCCACGAGCCGGATCCGCCCAGGATGCTGCCGATGGCCTCGGTCATCGCCATCGTCGTCGGCGCGGTGATCATCGTGGCGTTGGCGGTGTGGGCGGCGCTGGACCTGACCGGCGTCCTCTAG